The Tenebrio molitor chromosome 5, icTenMoli1.1, whole genome shotgun sequence genome has a segment encoding these proteins:
- the LOC138131523 gene encoding EF-hand domain-containing protein 1-like has protein sequence MAGLPKLPGLTFTDPTLTSYHLSQTFNVCNGYKIPKSSFVGVGNRELDSHSVKYVTSTDPIRYDPSLTYGKTKDVPLQMFKPHYALYDQKCLTFKAFFKQGVVESPNEYYRVRHVNIIYFLEDDTITVMEPKTPNSGIDQGRLLKRHKIPKYEDGEFWHWKDLAVGKNIVFYGIVFHMVDCDVFTREYMASQGLIMADAEQLPPDPYTQNRLLHSQQNNFTKTPSADDKFRRFLEYDGKILKFKAIWDDRDSEYGDIRKYEVLYFLADDTIAVKEIHTKNDGRDPYSQLLRKTKLPKIWTDRPDNFPSIYLEFSDDEVTEYYQPKDLRVGETIFVLGRKMLLYDCDNFTRNYFKKALCMEQGVAIDISEKPKPPPEKKIPPHDGIGSLEDSLQNTLTFLPKPPRKDVVKQILNANKYLRYEMKMEDIHPEDSIRRFVLFYSLADNTCKIFEPPIENSGIIGGKYLKSSLLAKPNSNPLDPDYYSPIDFYIGAVITVFQQRFIITGADLYVYRYMQANSSKFPCEVIENIRNYMFNQGHLKDDIDRQVIDSQEDIKKVERAAIGKELEYTKTEMDRCLERFNIAPIGDDPQYPTELVKEELVMPEHNVPPFGIQPVNNECAYPITTPPIGSLACKNEAQRIATTEYDTEEEKIKKYYDKVLREHKHICENPPVEEPPKEEDCLIKERKAKCVKFADEKCEC, from the exons ATGGCAGGTCTGCCCAAATTACCCGGATTAACTTTTACAGACCCTACT CTCACCAGTTACCATCTTTCCCAAACTTTCAATGTTTGCAACGGATATAAAATACCCAAGAGCAGCTTTGTTGGGGTAGGGAACCGCGAACTGGACTCGCATTCTGTAAAATACGTTACTTCTACTGACCCAATTCGTTATGACCCTTCCCTCActtatggaaaaacaaaagacGTTCCTCTGCAAATGTTTAAACCGCACTACGCCCTGTACGACCAAAAGTGTCTCACCTTTAAAGCATTTTTCAAACAAGGAGTTGTTGAATCACCCAACGAATACTACAGAGTCAGACATGTCAACATAATCTACTTTCTAGAAGATGACACAATAACAGTCATGGAACCAAAAACTCCT AACAGTGGAATTGATCAGGGGAGATTGCTAAAAAGGCACAAGATACCTAAGTATGAAGACGGTGAATTCTGGCATTGGAAAGATCTGGCTGTGGGCAAGAATATAGTCTTCTACGGTATCGTTTTCCATATGGTGGATTGCGATGTTTTTACCAGAGAGTATATGGCTAGCCAGGGGCTGATAATGGCAGATGCTGAACAATTACCGCCTGACCCCTACACTCAAAATAGACTGCTGCACTCCCAACAGAACAACTTTACCAAGACGCCATCAGCTGACGACAAGTTTAGGAGATTTCTAGAATACGACGGAAAAATTCTAAA GTTCAAGGCAATCTGGGACGACAGAGATTCCGAATATGGAGACATAAGGAAATACGAAGTTTTGTATTTTCTTGCAGATGACACAATTGCGGTCAAAGAAATTCACACAAAAAACGACGGACGGGATCCATATTCGCAACTCTTGagaaaaactaaattaccAAAA ATCTGGACCGATAGACCAGACAATTTCCCGTCGATATACTTAGAATTTTCCGACGATGAAGTCACCGAGTATTACCAACCCAAAGACTTGAGAGTCGGCGAAACTATCTTCGTCTTGGGTAGAAAAATGTTGCTGTACGACTGCGACAACTTCACTAGGAATTACTTCAAGAAGGCTCTTTGCATGGAACAAGGTGTTGCTATTGATATCTCAGAAAAACCCAAGCCTCCACCTGAAAAGAAAATTCCTCCGCACGACGGAATCGGAAGCTTGGAAGACTCTCTCCAAAACACTCTAACTTTCCTGCCGAAGCCGCCGAGGAAAGACGTCGTGAAGCAGATCTTGAACGCTAATAAATATTTGCGGTACGAGATGAAGATGGAGGACATCCACCCTGAAGATTCGATCCGGCGCTTCGTGTTGTTCTATTCTTTGGCTGACAACACGTGCAAAATTTTCGAACCACCGATCGAGAATTCAGGAATCATCGGTGGAAAATACTTGAAGAGTTCTCTGTTAGCAAAGCCCAACAGCAACCCTCTGGACCCCGATTATTACTCCCCCATAGATTTCTACATCGGGGCTGTAATTACAGTTTTTCAACAACGCTTCATAATAACCGGAGCAGATTTGTACGTCTATAGGTACATGCAAGCCAACTCTAGCAAATTCCCTTGCGAAGTGATCGAAAACATACGCAACTACATGTTTAACCAAGGTCATCTGAAGGACGACATTGACAGACAAGTTATAGACAGCCAGGAAGATATCAAGAAAGTGGAACGAGCCGCTATCG GAAAAGAACTTGAATACACAAAGACGGAAATGGACAGGTGTCTGGAACGCTTCAACATTGCTCCAATTGGAGACGATCCGCAATATCCGACGGAGCTCGTCAAAGAAGAGCTGGTGATGCCGGAGCACAATGTTCCGCCGTTTGGTATTCAACCTGTCAATAACGAGTGCGCTTATCCGATTACGACGCCACCTATCGGTAGCTTGGCATGTAAAAACGAAGCGCAAAGGATTG CAACCACCGAGTACGACACCGAggaagaaaaaatcaaaaagtacTATGATAAGGTGTTGAGGGAGCACAAACACATTTGTGAAAATCCCCCGGTCGAGGAGCCACCCAAGGAAGAAGATTGCCTCATAAAAGAACGCAAAGCTAAATGCGTGAAGTTTGCCGACGAGAAATGCGAatgttga
- the LOC138131525 gene encoding pre-mRNA-splicing factor CWC25 homolog — protein MFGQNNEEKKLDWMYKGANSLVEREEYLLGRAVDKTLEQLNDEEKQKQQGLVAPPKNRVEHECIPPSIRDFNKVVQAEQVDLSAKLQEDPLVAIKKREEESRRQFLQNPVQLKKLQKALKAQEAKKKKMKKKKKSKHSDDAGNDLDMILSEKLLGKKNKKISREERDLDTILIHKYEEFKDKLTEDDLQDILNGKVTDSDDSSEDETPRKKSRKKRYESSDESEDERKKSWKKRYESSDESEYERKKSRRKKRYESSDVSEEERKKSRKKKYESSDASEDEKKHKNNKYRNNKSSSAKDYKRNDRKDDSSNEDHKKRKDRERDHQKRRQKRASNDSEKEYKRNVEKYRNRSRTPDKKSTTRTSKKNRSSSHDSSSESEKETRVSHHSRKYDSDDSDSSRNKKINYGLVSSDGKKLALSKKHQSETKDTKSKSTKVPEPVPAQKHRAKKLTEEEKEKLRKEMMRDAVLRDKERSYNVKKYREKEEQERKEQDFDPEFVHKQLLKSAHSSSVESRIKSNINKIQRSSGDMNRHFSRR, from the exons ATGTTCGGTCAAAATAATGAAGAGAAAAAGCTCGACTGGATGTATAAG GGCGCCAATAGCTTGGTGGAACGTGAAGAATATTTGCTAGGGCGAGCAGTCGATAAGACTTTGGAACAGTTAAATGATGAGGAAAAGCAAAAGCAACAGGGTTTAGTAGCGCCTCCAAAAAATCGCGTAGAACACGAGTGTATTCCTCCATCAATTAGAGATTTTAACAAAGTTGTTCAAGCTGAGCAA gTAGATTTATCTGCTAAATTGCAAGAAGATCCGCTAGTGGCTATAAAAAAACGTGAAGAAGAGAGTCGGCGACAGTTTTTGCAAAATCCtgttcagttaaaaaaattacaaaaagctTTGAAGGCTCAAGAAGCTAAGAAGAAGAAgatgaagaaaaagaaaaagtccAAACATTCAGACGATGCCGGTAACGATTTAGATATGATCCTATCTGAAAAGTTATTGGGGAAGAAGAATAAGAAGATTAGTAGAGAAGAACGCGATTTGGATACAATTTTGATTCACAAATATGAAGAATTTAAAGATAAATTGACTGAAGATGATTTGCAAGATATTTTGAATGGAAAAGTAACAGACAGTGATGACAGCAGTGAAGATGAAACACCAAGAAAAAAATCGCGGAAAAAGAGGTATGAGAGTAGTGATGAAAGTGAAGATGAGCGGAAAAAATCGTGGAAAAAAAGGTACGAAAGTAGCGATGAAAGTGAATATGAACGGAAAAAATCCCGCCGGAAAAAGAGGTACGAAAGTAGTGACGTAAGTGAagaggaaagaaaaaaatcgcgGAAAAAGAAGTATGAAAGTAGTGATGCAAGTGAGGATGAAaagaaacataaaaataataaatatagaaATAATAAGAGTTCAAGTGCAAAAGACTACAAAAGAAATGATAGAAAAGATGACTCTAGTAATGAGGACCATAAAAAAAGGAAAGATAGGGAGAGAGATCATCAGAAGAGAAGGCAAAAGCGTGCCAGTAATGATTCAGAAAAAGAGTATAAAAGGAATGTGGAAAAGTACAGGAACAGAAGTAGAACTCCAGACAAGAAATCTACTACAaggacaagtaaaaaaaatagaagtaGTAGTCATGACAGTAGTTCTGAGAGTGAGAAAGAAACGAGAGTTAGTCATCATTCAAGGAAATATGACAGTGATGATTCAGATTCTTccagaaacaaaaaaataaattatggtCTCGTCAGTTCTGATGGTAAGAAGCTTGCACTATCCAAAAAGCATCAGAGTGAGACCAAGGATACTAAATCTAAGTCAACAAAAGTACCTGAACCTGTACCAGCGCAAAAACACAGAGCTAAAAAGTTGACTgaagaagagaaagaaaaGTTGAGAAAAGAAATGATGAGGGACGCAGTGTTGAGAGACAAAGAGAGGTCATACAATGTGAAAAAGTACCGCGAAAAAGAGGAACAAGAGAGAAAAGAGCAAGACTTTGATCCAGAATTTGTCCACAAGCAGTTGTTAAAGTCTGCCCACAGCAGTAGTGTTGAGAGTAGAATTAAATCTAAcataaacaaaattcaaagGTCTAGTGGAGACATGAATAGACATTTTTCTAGGAGGTAG
- the LOC138131522 gene encoding CD109 antigen-like, producing MLGFVIFAFLAGHVSCQGFYKVVGPRVVRPNSEYHVAVSIQQTSEPTTVTATLQGISLNGSIYSSEDRVEVQPYTSRICRLEVGDVEYGDYKLIISGKGGVDFFNDYPVEFLDKSYSVFIQTDRAVYKPGSKILFRAVVLNSQLKPAAEVRNEFLEINVADGQGNRVKEWKRIQALRGVFTGEIKLSESPVLGNWNISVTIHGQTFSKAVEVAEYILPKFIVNIQAPRHMTFKENILVANIQTQYNYGKKVKGEATVTVYPTIFSGVIQPIFQNPIRKVVPIEGSVTVQFNIEKELKLSDEYERVVMVDVTVEEASTGRRQNNSVEVHLHKYDYKMDLIKTADYFKPGLKYTTYIKVSNYDGSPLKTDRKEITVRHGYSRADEVYVVEKHKLDRNGIVKLEYYTPVNVTNTTALRIEAEYQDLKERISPIPAAVSYSNTFLQVSLETERPIVNLDVEVLVNCTEPLRYISYVLMGRGDVLIANTFQVDNTNEYRFHFTATHAMVPVSHLMVSYVRDDGELIGDALDVEVDGLLQNFMEIQINPVDTEPSLDIDITIRAQPNSYVALMAVDQQAVQLKSGFDITHNQVAEELKKYDVAHQSPYSLIMLDSKYHFFWKPGAANPHSAIYSSGADLLTNSHVYRHKPTLEDIYLRPLFYGSSTVKPDRGFGVALHTVTRPPLAGPYAFSRIPKPVWNKPKVYLTEEIADTWLFTNFSSGYEGKTSIRRKIPDTLNTWVVTGFSLDPIHGLGLSTTPKKVKVSKNFVVTLDLPFSVQREEILAVPVVVYNHMDRDVNAEVTLHNPEHKFEFAEVSNEVNATRKIELYRRKKISVKRNSGSSVSFMIRPLNQGVIEIKVTANSPKSQDVAIKYLSVTTGGETEYYTKGVLIDLRNNPNYKNSINFTLPENLVTGSESIEVAAVGDLLGPTMVNLEQLIRLPTGCGEQNMVHLMPNLIILQYLRYTRQITPTIQNEALELLEKGYQQQLSYKRTDGSFSAFGMRDPDSSVWLTAYAALTLKQAKNHIYVDEKIIEDCLEWLSKHQGKNGSFVETGSIIYRELQDRDGNSLALTAFTLLAFIENQKYAATYSNTINKGLDYIARNIAEQESIHTIALCSYALQVAKHPSKQSAFNLLDVRSKTKGNQKWWAKDVPSNEIKNPWNKLPKSIDIETSAYGLLTFLEANYFEDAIPVLNWLLDQQNSIGGFTSSQDTSVGLYAIYKLVLKLASNVNMQVEFTYGEETHNFNVNKNNAMIMQKLQLPKNTRQVNVTAQGRGLALFRVSYQYNMNVTGPWPMFTLDPQVDKNSNKDHLQISICTGFVSRNLSQSPESNMAVMEVSLPSGFTADVDSLPSLEVSQNVQRVEMSDALTKVILYFNNVSSLYEYCPTVSAFRTHKVAKQKPVAVVIYDYYDSSRRARLFYRGKRSTLCDICEDEDCGEVCTSEANPQVAGESRESKGGASSLQFSRLGFVIAILAILRR from the exons ATGTTGGGTTTTGTGATTTTTGCCTTTTTGGCCGGACACGTGAGCTGTCAAGG GTTCTACAAGGTCGTTGGGCCAAGAGTGGTCCGCCCCAACAGCGAGTACCATGTCGCTGTGTCCATCCAGCAGACGTCTGAACCCACCACAGTGACGGCGACGCTCCAGGGGATTTCCCTCAACGGATCAATCTACTCCAGCGAGGATCGCGTGGAGGTGCAGCCCTACACTTCCAGGATTTGCCGGCTAGAAGTGGGAGATGTGGAGTATGGAGATTACAAGTTGATAATCTCGGGGAAAGGAGGAGTAGATTTTTTCAACGACTATCCAGTCGAATTCCTTGACAAGAGTTACTCGGTGTTCATACAAACTGACCGAGCTGTGTACAAACCAGGCTCCAAAATACTCTTCCGGGCTGTGGTACTCAACTCTCAGTTGAAACCGGCAGCCGAAGTCCGGAATGAGTTTCTTGAAATTAATGTTGCG GATGGACAAGGGAATAGAGTTAAAGAATGGAAGAGGATTCAAGCTCTTCGAGGAGTCTTCACCGGAGAGATAAAACTAAGTGAGAGTCCTGTTTTGGGCAACTGGAACATTTCTGTGACAATCCACGGACAAACTTTCAGCAAGGCTGTAGAAGTAGCCGAATATATTCTCCCCAAATTTATCGTTAACATTCAAGCTCCTAGACACATGACCTTCAAAGAAAACATCCTAGTGGCGAATATACAGACTCA GTACAACTACGGGAAGAAAGTGAAAGGGGAGGCTACTGTCACTGTGTACCCTACGATTTTCTCCGGAGTGATCCAACCCATCTTCCAGAACCCCATCCGCAAGGTGGTACCCATCGAAGGTTCAGTTACTGTTCAATTCAACATTGAGAAAGAACTGAAGCTGAGCGACGAGTACGAAAGAGTTGTTATGGTCGACGTTACAGTAGAAGAAGCTTCAACTGGTCGGAGACAAAACAACTCAGTAGAGGTCCACTTGCATAAATACGATTACAAAATGGATCTGATCAAGACTGCTGATTACTTCAAACCAGGGTTAAAATACACAACTTAT atCAAAGTGTCCAATTATGATGGTAGTCCGTTAAAAACCGATCGGAAGGAGATTACAGTCAGACATGGGTACTCCCGAGCTGACGAGGTATATGTTGTGGAAAAACACAAGCTGGACAGGAATGGAATAGTCAAGTTGGAATATTACACTCCAGTCAATGTCACCAACACCACGGCGCTTAGAATCGAG GCGGAGTATCAAGACCTCAAGGAACGAATTTCGCCGATTCCTGCTGCAGTGTCTTACAGCAACACTTTCCTGCAAGTCTCTTTGGAGACCGAGAGACCTATTGTAAATCTAGACGTGGAGGTGTTGGTCAACTGCACTGAACCATTACGGTACATCAGTTACGTCCTAATGGGAAGAGGCGACGTCCTCATCGCCAACACCTTCCAAGTGGACAACACCAACGAGTACCGCTTCCACTTCACTGCGACACACGCCATGGTACCAGTCTCTCATCTCATGGTGTCTTACGTGCGTGACGATGGCGAGCTAATCGGAGACGCTCTGGATGTCGAAGTCGACGGCCTCTTACAAAACTTT ATGGAAATCCAAATCAACCCTGTCGACACTGAACCCTCTCTGGACATAGACATTACGATAAGAGCCCAACCAAACTCTTACGTCGCTTTAATGGCGGTGGACCAACAAGCGGTCCAGTTGAAATCAGGCTTCGACATCACCCACAATCAAGTTGCCGAAGAGTTGAAGAAGTACGACGTGGCACACCAGTCGCCGTATTCGCTCATCATGCTAGACTCGAAGTACCACTTCTTCTGGAAACCTGGAGCGGCTAACCCGCACAGCGCCATTTAC agCTCAGGTGCAGACCTCTTGACAAATTCCCACGTCTACAGACACAAACCTACTC TGGAAGATATTTATCTGCGCCCTCTGTTCTACGGATCTAGCACCGTCAAACCTGACCGCGGTTTCGGAGTTGCACTTCACACAGTTACCAGACCTCCTCTAGCTGGACCTTACGCTTTCAGTCGCATCCCCAAGCCCGTATGGAACAAACCCAAAGTTTACCTGACTGAAGAAATCGCCGACACTTGGCTCTTTACCAATTTCTCGTCGGGTTACGAAGGAAAAACTTCCATCCGTCGGAAAATACCAGACACCCTCAACACTTGGGTGGTCACCGGGTTCTCTCTAGACCCCATTCACGGCCTGGGGTTGAGCACCACCCCGAAAAAAGTGAAAGTGTCGAAAAACTTCGTCGTAACTCTGGATTTACCATTTTCGGTGCAACGCGAAGAGATTCTAGCGGTCCCAGTTGTGGTGTATAATCACATGGACAGAGACGTCAACGCTGAAGTTACTCTGCACAATCCTGAACACAAATTCGAGTTTGCTGAAGTTTCCAACGAAGTAAATGCGACCAGGA AGATCGAGTTGTACCGGAGGAAAAAAATCAGCGTGAAGAGAAATAGTGGAAGCTCGGTGTCATTCATGATAAGACCGTTGAACCAAGGCGTCATAGAAATAAAAGTGACTGCCAACAGTCCAAAAAGCCAGGACGTCGCCATTAAGTATCTTTCTGTAACT ACTGGAGGAGAAACAGAATATTACACCAAGGGCGTTCTGATCGACTTGCGAAACAATCCCAACTACAAAAACTCGATCAATTTCACGCTTCCCGAAAATCTAGTGACAGGTTCTGAAAGTATTGAAGTTGCCGCAGTTGGAGACCTCCTAGGACCCACGATGGTCAATCTAGAACAATTGATCAGGCTCCCGACCGGATGCGGAGAACAAAATATGGTCCACCTCATGCCGAATTTGATCATTTTGCAGTATCTTCGGTACACGAGACAAATAACTCCGACAATACAAAACGAAGCGTTAGAACTGTTGGAAAAGGGATATCAACAACAACTGAGTTACAAGAGAACGGACGGTTCTTTCAGCGCTTTCGGAATGAGAGACCCGGACAGCAGTGTTTG GTTGACTGCTTACGCTGCTTTAACGCTGAAACAAGCGAAAAATCACATCTACGtcgacgaaaaaatcatcgaggATTGCTTGGAATGGTTGTCAAAGCATCAAGGCAAAAATGGAAGTTTTGTGGAGACTGGGTCAATCATCTACCGAGAGCTTCAAGATCGCGACGGTAACAGTTTGGCACTCACGGCTTTCACTCTTCTGGCTTTCATTGAAAATCAG AAGTATGCTGCAACGTATAGCAACACAATCAATAAAGGATTGGATTATATAGCGAGGAATATTGCGGAACAAGAATCCATCCATACTATAGCTTTGTGTAGTTATGCTCTCCAGGTGGCGAAACATCCGTCGAAACAGAGCGCTTTCAACTTGCTAGATGTGCGTTCAAAAACGAAAGGCAACCAGAAATGGTGGGCTAAAGATGTCCCAAGCAACGAAATTAAGAATCCATGGAATAAACTTCCCAAATCGATAGATATCGAGACGTCAGCGTACGGACTGTTGACGTTCTTGGAAGCCAACTACTTTGAAGACGCCATTCCGGTACTGAACTGGCTCTTGGACCAGCAAAACAGCATCGGAGGGTTCACCTCGTCTCAAGACACATCTGTGGGTCTGTACGCGATTTACAAGCTAGTACTGAAACTAGCCAGCAATGTGAACATGCAAGTCGAATTCACTTACGGTGAAGAAACACACAATTTCAACGTCAACAAAAACAACGCCATGATTATGCAAAAACTACAACTGCCCAAGAACACGCGTCAAGTCAACGTGACGGCGCAAGGACGTGGTTTGGCCTTGTTCAGAGTGTCTTACCAGTACAACATGAACGTGACAGGGCCTTGGCCCATGTTCACTCTGGACCCCCAAGTCGACAAAAACTCAAACAAAGACCATTTACAAATCTCCATTTGCACAGG CTTCGTCAGTCGCAACTTGAGCCAGAGTCCTGAGAGCAACATGGCCGTCATGGAGGTCAGCCTCCCGTCCGGCTTCACCGCCGACGTCGACTCTTTGCCCAGCTTGGAAGTGTCGCAAAACGTCCAAAGGGTCGAAATGAGCGACGCCCTCACCAAAGTCATTCTCTACTTCAACAACGTGTCGAGTTTGTACGAATACTGTCCCACGGTTTCAGCCTTCAGGACGCACAAGGTCGCCAAGCAAAAACCAGTAGCGGTGGTGATTTACGACTATTACGACAGCT CGAGGCGCGCTCGACTCTTTTACCGAGGGAAAAGGTCGACTCTGTGCGATATTTGCGAGGATGAGGATTGCGGTGAGGTTTGCACGTCGGAGGCGAATCCGCAAGTGGCGGGTGAAAGCAGGGAAAGCAAAGGCGGCGCCTCTTCTTTGCAGTTTAGTCGGTTAGGTTTCGTTATCGCCATTCTTGCCATTTTACGTCGATAA
- the PIG-T gene encoding GPI transamidase component PIG-T, which produces MFLSTLIVLVAYSPLCVLTSKSDTFTEELLIKPLYSDQLYVHFQFVTKWDTRPDQETFRHTHIFPRALGEIVNRYNVHELHVSLTGGLWRYDTWGYPVLDAAPGAEVWAWFKDDTLNVDKNWKELASSLSGLFCASLNFIEKANSVNPEFTFKPKGAFSSPTVNTTFVRYSSIPREIVCTENLTPWKKLLPCESKSGLASLLNSGYIHNTRYHSLALHMRPVCRDSSCEFTSLELQQSVSLVYDYLIMGTKNWSFRKLFGQGLMGRCPLADSSTIFVDTTSNTSVPFQLIPSPDDYVTSIRGGHVSTFAKYDVKPYAMSINSNFIGKENILLNSPPSLYANQYLTGYGQERGGIVTKIYNNHWGVLDVVVLQNIPWYVPVYLHTLKIDVNNVRVEPVRIRYVPGRQRERPYYLEILLKLPPRSVTSISIDFDYVFLKWQEYPPDANHGFYIGSAIISANLPLARNFTGLPQDGATIADSFNASRSGYLVQVRTENMVITLPTPDFSMPYNVICLACTVVALAFGPLHNITTKRLILTVKDNEKYIIKIKNRILRIWSGKNEEK; this is translated from the exons ATGTTTCTTTCAACGTTAATTGTCTTGGTCGCATATTCTCCATTATGCGtcctaacctcaaaatctGACACATTTACGGAAGAACTTCTAATAAAACCTCTGTACAGTGACCAATTATACGTTCACTTTCAGTTCGTAACGAAATGGGACACAAGACCAGATCAAGAAACAT TCCGTCATACACACATTTTCCCGCGAGCTCTCGGCGAAATAGTCAATCGTTACAACGTACACGAGTTACACGTCAGTTTAACTGGCGGTTTGTGGCGATATGACACATGGGGGTACCCAGTATTGGACGCTGCACCAGGCGCTGAAGTCTGGGCTTGGTTTAAGGATGACACTCTAAACGTCGACAAGAATTGGAAGGAACTGGCCAGCTCTTTGTCTGGATTGTTTTGCGcaagtttaaattttatagaGAAGGCTAACAGTGTCAATCCTGAATTCACTTTCAAGCCTAAAGGGGCGTTCTCAAGCCCAACGGTAAATACAACGTTTGTTAG GTACTCAAGTATCCCACGTGAAATAGTATGCACAGAAAATCTAACCCCATGGAAGAAGTTGTTACCGTGCGAATCAAAAAGTGGCCTGGCGTCGTTACTAAATTCAGGTTATATACACAATACGCGGTATCATTCCTTAGCTTTGCACATGCGCCCAGTTTGTCGCGACAGTTCATGCGAATTTACTTCTTTAGAGCTGCAACAGTCCGTTTCCTTAGTTTATGATTATTTGATCATGGGTACGAAAAACTGGTCGTTTAGGAAACTATTCGGGCAGGGTTTGATGGGGCGGTGTCCGTTGGCAGACAGTAGTACTATTTTTGTTGATACCACCAGTAATACAAGTGTTCCATTCCAATTGATTCCAAGTCCGGACGACTACGTTACGTCGATACGTGGCGGACACGTCAGTACGTTTGCGAAATACGACGTAAAACCGTACGCGATGAGCATCAATTCTAACTTCATAGGGAAAGAAAACATTCTTTTGAATTCTCCGCCGTCGCTCTACGCCAATCAGTACCTCACCGGGTACGGGCAAGAGAGAGGCGGAATTGTCACAAAAATCTATAATAATCATTGGGGAGTATTGGACGTTGTCGTTCTTCAAAACATTCCATGGTACGTCCCTGTTTACCTCCACACTTTAAAAATCGACGTTAATAACGTCAGGGTGGAGCCCGTCAGGATTCGTTACGTTCCCGGCCGGCAGAGGGAGCGTCCGTACTACTTAGAAATCCTACTGAAATTGCCGCCTCGCTCGGTCACGTCAATTTCAATCGACTTCGACTACGTATTTTTGAAATGGCAAGAGTACCCCCCGGACGCCAATCACGGCTTTTACATCGGTTCGGCGATAATTTCGGCTAATCTACCGCTAGCTCGAAACTTCACCGGTTTGCCTCAAGACGGCGCCACGATAGCCGACAGTTTCAACGCTTCACGAAGCGGATACCTGGTCCAGGTCCGTACCGAAAACATGGTGATCACGCTGCCCACGCCCGACTTCAGCATGCCTTACAATGTGATTTGTCTAGCGTGTACGGTTGTGGCCCTAGCTTTCGGACCTTTACACAATATCACCACGAAACGACTCATCTTGACCGTCAAAGACAACGAGAAGTACATTATAAAGATCAAGAACAGGATTCTTAGGATCTGGAGCGGCAAAAacgaagaaaaataa